The proteins below come from a single Saccharophagus degradans 2-40 genomic window:
- a CDS encoding glycoside hydrolase family 88/105 protein, with protein MLTYTITTKRLKLYLALPLASLLLLIPLARANTNQTQALELGFKVADYQLQQLDYLESSSPTPEPKSHSKSWEIGAFWLGLTQFTDLTQHKPYQQALIKQGENNQWQLGPWLEFADDHIIGQSYLWAAKNGVSKTTALSPMRKSFDKILANPPNVHLSFYFGEQGYGSAECLMRWCWCDALFMAPQAFIGLSQATGDMRYANYAFKEFWATTDFLYDPAEKLYFRDSRFFEKRDHKQRKLFWSRGNGWVFGGIVNILKLLPQDHPQRPRLETLYLEMAARLIQLQKPDGYWPPSLLAPKNSPPETSGTAFFTYGLAYGINTGLLDKKRYLPAVTQGWQALTQAVNKNGELGWVQQVSDRPESVAKTDTHYYGVGAFLLAATEVAQLNNK; from the coding sequence ATGCTCACATACACCATCACTACTAAGCGGTTGAAGCTTTACTTAGCTCTGCCTTTAGCTAGCCTTCTATTGTTAATACCACTGGCACGCGCCAATACCAATCAAACACAAGCCCTTGAATTAGGCTTCAAAGTAGCCGATTACCAACTGCAACAATTGGATTATTTAGAATCAAGTTCGCCTACTCCCGAGCCCAAATCTCATTCAAAATCGTGGGAGATAGGCGCATTTTGGCTAGGTTTAACCCAATTTACCGACCTAACTCAACACAAACCATACCAGCAAGCGCTTATAAAGCAGGGTGAAAATAACCAGTGGCAGCTAGGGCCATGGTTGGAATTCGCTGATGATCACATTATTGGGCAAAGCTACCTGTGGGCGGCAAAGAACGGTGTGAGTAAAACCACAGCCTTAAGCCCCATGCGTAAAAGCTTCGACAAAATATTGGCTAACCCGCCGAATGTACATTTGAGCTTTTATTTTGGTGAACAGGGCTATGGTTCGGCTGAGTGTTTAATGCGTTGGTGCTGGTGCGATGCGCTATTTATGGCGCCACAAGCGTTCATAGGGCTTAGCCAAGCCACTGGTGATATGCGCTATGCCAATTACGCCTTTAAGGAATTTTGGGCCACCACCGACTTTTTATACGACCCCGCAGAAAAGCTCTATTTTCGCGATAGCCGCTTTTTTGAAAAACGCGACCACAAGCAACGAAAACTATTTTGGAGCCGCGGAAATGGCTGGGTTTTTGGTGGCATAGTGAATATTTTAAAACTCCTGCCGCAAGATCACCCACAACGCCCTAGGTTAGAAACACTCTACTTAGAAATGGCAGCACGCTTAATTCAATTGCAAAAACCCGATGGTTACTGGCCCCCATCGTTGCTTGCACCCAAAAATTCACCGCCCGAAACCAGCGGCACAGCATTTTTTACTTACGGTTTAGCCTACGGAATAAACACAGGCCTGTTAGATAAAAAACGTTACTTGCCCGCCGTAACGCAAGGCTGGCAAGCACTTACTCAAGCGGTAAATAAAAACGGCGAACTCGGTTGGGTGCAGCAAGTTTCTGACCGCCCGGAGAGCGTAGCCAAAACCGATACACACTATTACGGCGTGGGGGCTTTTTTGCTTGCCGCCACAGAAGTGGCCCAATTAAATAATAAATAA